From one Oceanispirochaeta sp. M1 genomic stretch:
- a CDS encoding serine/threonine-protein kinase, with translation MTIPEINDENGNIYEDFTFFKKGGMGEIYKGKEKKSGKDIVIKLVFIDLPDYESLLKTELDISEKFSHMNVVSSLKSGKIEIDGNDYLFMIQDYFENGNLRPLINEKTSIDRCFDMFFDILNGMREIHKYIVHRDLKPENILVDSNNSLLITDFGLAKYIDEKTRTRSFKGGGTIPYMSPECWTGDSNTLLMDIYSLGIIFFEIVTGHLPYNANTELEWRECHLFTPFPSISKNRNGNLIKLDQIIQKMSNKRPNQRYKTIDEIIDAINSAKSIHQTDENDTERLAQLGNIALQKSKAIELKTQQEAEKKKEWIKFINFEISELLNQFKNKVNSINERLEDGKLTIKEQSYNELSTTRKMTISFGNKSIQIEFMNNEAIERNDKEQKERSIEFQKQRNQGFIMQKPKDSFFIEKNIIQIGLAETSFKIGDNEFGFNLILQKIDGSNYGEWKMIQFSENITPPKTKFGIDLSNFFELFNKVHHSMFHTTTIKEIEDKDINSLIEKILI, from the coding sequence GTAATATATATGAAGATTTTACTTTCTTTAAAAAAGGTGGTATGGGAGAAATATATAAGGGAAAGGAAAAAAAATCAGGTAAGGATATAGTCATTAAATTAGTTTTCATTGATTTACCAGATTATGAATCTTTACTTAAAACGGAACTAGATATAAGTGAGAAATTTTCTCATATGAATGTTGTCTCATCATTAAAATCAGGAAAAATAGAAATAGACGGAAATGATTATCTTTTTATGATCCAAGACTATTTTGAGAATGGTAATCTTCGACCATTGATTAATGAAAAGACATCAATAGATAGATGTTTTGATATGTTTTTCGATATTTTAAATGGAATGAGAGAGATCCATAAATATATCGTTCATAGAGATCTTAAACCAGAAAACATTCTCGTCGATTCGAATAATTCATTACTCATAACAGATTTTGGTTTAGCTAAATATATTGATGAAAAAACTCGTACTCGTTCTTTTAAAGGGGGCGGAACAATTCCATATATGTCTCCTGAATGTTGGACTGGGGATTCTAATACTTTATTAATGGATATTTACTCCCTCGGAATTATCTTTTTTGAGATTGTTACAGGACATCTACCCTATAATGCAAATACTGAACTAGAGTGGAGAGAATGTCACCTTTTTACGCCATTTCCTAGTATTTCAAAAAATCGAAATGGAAACTTAATTAAACTTGATCAGATCATACAAAAAATGTCAAATAAAAGGCCAAATCAACGGTATAAGACTATTGATGAAATTATAGATGCTATTAATAGTGCCAAATCAATACATCAAACGGATGAAAATGACACTGAAAGATTAGCTCAATTAGGAAATATTGCATTACAGAAAAGCAAGGCAATTGAATTGAAAACTCAACAAGAAGCAGAAAAAAAGAAAGAATGGATAAAATTTATTAATTTCGAAATTAGCGAACTACTTAATCAATTTAAGAATAAAGTTAATTCCATTAATGAACGCCTTGAAGATGGTAAATTGACTATAAAAGAACAATCGTATAATGAACTTTCAACGACAAGAAAGATGACAATCTCTTTTGGTAACAAAAGCATACAAATAGAATTCATGAATAATGAAGCAATTGAAAGAAATGATAAAGAGCAGAAAGAGCGATCAATAGAATTTCAAAAGCAAAGAAATCAAGGTTTTATAATGCAAAAACCAAAAGATAGTTTTTTTATAGAAAAAAATATAATTCAAATTGGTCTTGCTGAAACCAGTTTTAAGATTGGTGATAATGAATTCGGATTTAACTTGATTTTACAGAAAATTGATGGCAGTAATTACGGTGAATGGAAGATGATACAATTCTCAGAAAATATTACTCCACCAAAAACAAAATTCGGTATTGATTTAAGTAATTTTTTTGAACTCTTTAATAAGGTACATCATTCAATGTTTCATACGACAACAATAAAAGAGATAGAAGATAAAGACATAAATTCATTGATAGAAAAAATATTGATTTAA
- a CDS encoding super-infection exclusion protein B, which produces MKEFIINLFNRIKPSVHVSLTYILLYFFIIFLIPNIVLEKMGIEQIIVVLKPIFSIFFILSIGFIIQNQIEQQLYFKSLRSHIKSLSNDEKSFMNRYLQENLSSIHATPCEGTTGSLEAKGLIFRSSQLGIPGSLQSFPYTIQPWVLKYLKNNPKYIRNIN; this is translated from the coding sequence TTGAAAGAATTTATTATCAACCTTTTTAACAGAATTAAACCTTCAGTTCATGTCTCATTAACTTATATATTATTATATTTTTTTATAATTTTTCTTATCCCAAATATTGTGTTAGAGAAAATGGGAATTGAACAAATAATAGTAGTTTTGAAACCCATCTTTTCAATATTTTTTATCCTGAGCATAGGATTTATAATTCAAAATCAAATTGAGCAACAACTTTATTTCAAATCACTACGTTCACATATAAAATCATTATCAAATGATGAGAAATCCTTTATGAATCGGTATTTACAGGAAAATCTATCATCAATACATGCGACTCCTTGTGAGGGTACAACTGGAAGTTTAGAAGCAAAGGGATTGATTTTTAGATCATCTCAATTAGGAATTCCAGGTTCGTTACAAAGTTTTCCTTATACAATTCAGCCATGGGTACTAAAGTATCTGAAAAATAATCCAAAATATATAAGAAATATTAATTAA
- a CDS encoding adenylate/guanylate cyclase domain-containing protein, whose translation MADYDYKEGKTRIKNILNNKMKVNEVDKLPGDDQFTYTNSYYSWVTAIFIDIRDSSDLFTDEDKEKVSKIIRSFSSEIIEILRKNENLREIGIRGDCVYSIFTTPQKSDIYDILQMSFYINTFMKMINKLLDDKDFPNIKVGIGISTSKELVVKAGRKDTGINSKVWIGDAVTKASNLSSLGNRDGYKSIVISYCTYDNIIDQMVKDSGEEAKNWFNKRNTNKYGTIYDANIVKSTFDKWIDDGMKG comes from the coding sequence TTGGCTGATTACGATTACAAAGAAGGTAAAACGAGAATAAAGAATATACTCAACAATAAAATGAAGGTAAACGAAGTAGATAAATTGCCAGGCGATGATCAATTTACATACACAAACTCTTACTATAGTTGGGTTACTGCTATATTTATCGATATTAGGGATTCTTCTGATTTATTTACTGATGAGGATAAAGAGAAGGTTTCAAAAATAATAAGGTCGTTTTCTTCTGAAATTATAGAAATATTAAGAAAAAATGAAAATCTACGTGAAATTGGAATAAGGGGAGACTGTGTATATTCAATATTCACTACACCACAGAAAAGCGATATTTATGATATTTTGCAGATGTCATTTTATATCAATACGTTTATGAAAATGATTAATAAATTACTGGATGATAAAGATTTTCCTAACATCAAGGTCGGAATTGGTATCTCTACTTCTAAGGAACTAGTTGTTAAAGCTGGAAGAAAAGATACTGGTATCAATAGCAAAGTTTGGATTGGCGATGCTGTTACAAAAGCTTCTAATCTATCATCTCTTGGTAATAGAGATGGATATAAATCAATAGTAATTTCTTATTGTACATATGATAATATAATTGATCAAATGGTTAAAGATTCAGGGGAAGAGGCAAAAAATTGGTTCAATAAAAGAAATACTAATAAATATGGCACTATTTATGATGCAAATATTGTTAAATCAACATTTGATAAATGGATAGATGATGGAATGAAAGGTTAG